One genomic region from Chelmon rostratus isolate fCheRos1 chromosome 11, fCheRos1.pri, whole genome shotgun sequence encodes:
- the LOC121614180 gene encoding L-threonine ammonia-lyase gives MNFAAQLFYSSYLSERLERLYSPRPALKDSEENDPFWQREELRLGPSQPGGSYKCGPVSNGTAGRRPTLIEPERLKDFGEEELLNGDVKVFDTKMVGGPEIMLMEPPKTRRVSEFRIFPKPQYLRFEDISAAAFRIQTGIQKTPCTYSRLSKQYGMEIYLKKEHLHYTGSVKERGVLYLLTSLTQEQQRKGVIVATDCNFSMAVAHHAVELKIPVFVIMPSCCSSPRLRIYRDYGAMVISYGSTGHDSQNHARHLAKENGYLYLEEDESAAYLAGLGTVGMEIYEQVSKLDAVVVPAAGQYGLLAGTAAAIKHLNSQILVIGIEPEGFPLLVQSLKTDSPVKDMNSNPNKKLYGDLMERSLGVNTFQLAKKLVDKVISVSEEDCLVAMLRFQEFERSTVDTEGAMGLAAILAGQLPELRGKRVAVVVSSANMELELVRQCVDRALVLDDRVSKFSVQLGEWPGDMAKLLDVLSREDVRLLDVCHRRQSDKSDLFKAKVECVVETRDKTQSAQLRRTLSERYPSICWLDR, from the exons ATGAACTTTGCTGCCCAGTTATTCTACTCCAGCTACTTGAGCGAGCGACTTGAGCGTTTGTACTCACCCAGGCCTGCACTTAAAGACAGCGAGGAGAATGACCCCTTCTGGCAGAG GGAGGAGTTGCGTCTGGGCCCCAGCCAGCCTGGCGGCTCGTACAAATGCGGCCCTGTCAGCAATGGCACTGCAGGCCGCAGACCCACCCTCATTGAACCAGAGCGCCTGAAGGACTTTGGCGAGGAGGAGCTTCTCAATGGCGATGTGAAGGTCTTTGACACCAAGATGGTGGGAGGTCCTGAGATCATGCTTATGGAGCCCCCGAAAACCAGACGCGTCAGCGAGTTTAGGATTTTCCCCAAACCCCAGTACCTCCGCTTTGAGGACATCAGCGCCGCGGCCTTCAGGATCCAGACAGGGATACAGAAGACCCCCTGCACG TACTCCAGGCTGTCCAAACAGTACGGGATGGAGATCTACCTGAAGAAGGAGCACCTGCATTACACAGGCTCTGTGAAGGAGAGGGGAGTCCTGTACCTGCTCACCTCCCTCACACAG gagcagcagaggaaaggtGTGATCGTGGCCACCGACTGTAACTTCTCCATGGCCGTGGCTCACCACGCCGTGGAGCTGAAGATCCCGGTGTTTGTCATCATGCCGTCGTGCTGCTCCTCGCCTCGCCTCAGGATCTACAGGGACTACGGTGCAATGGTCATCTCCTATGGCAGCACTGGCCACGACTCCCAGAACCACGCTCGCCATCTGGCCAAAGAGAACGGATACCTCTACCTGGAAGA AGATGAAAGTGCGGCGTACCTGGCAGGACTGGGCACTGTGGGCATGGAGATCTATGAGCAAGTGTCCAAACTGGATGCAGTGGTCGTTCCTGCAGCCGGGCAGTACGGTCTACTGGCCggcacagctgcagccatcaaaCACCTCAACTCGCAAATTCTTGTCATA GGAATCGAGCCGGAAGGTTTCCCTCTGCTGGTACAGTCTCTGAAAACTGACAGTCCAGTCAAAGACATGAACAGCAACCCCAACAAGAAACTGTATGGAG ATCTTATGGAGCGTTCGCTGGGTGTTAACACCTTCCAGCTGGCAAAGAAACTAGTAGATAAAGTCATCTCCGTCAG TGAGGAGGACTGCTTGGTGGCGATGCTGCGGTTTCAGGAGTTTGAGCGCTCCACCGTGGACACGGAGGGAGCCATGGGACTGGCTGCCATCTTGGCTGGACAACTACCAGAACTGAGAGGCAAAAG ggTCGCTGTGGTGGTGAGCAGCGCTAAcatggagctggagctggtgaGGCAGTGCGTGGACCGAGCCCTGGTGCTGGACGACCGGGTCAGTAAGTTCTCTGTGCAGCTGGGAGAGTGGCCAGGAGACATGGCGAAGCTGCTGGACGTCCTGTCCAGAGAGGACGTCAG GTTGTTGGATGTCTGCCATCGGAGACAAAGCGACAAGTCGGACCTCTTTAAGGCAAAG GTGGAGTGTGTGGTGGAAACCAGGGATAAGACACAGAGCGCTCAGCTGCGCAGGACACTGAGTGAGCGCTACCCCTCTATATGCTGGCTGGACCGGTGA